The Nitrospinaceae bacterium genome has a window encoding:
- a CDS encoding response regulator transcription factor, with the protein MSEAKILLVDDESDVLEGLIDYLGSKGFDVDTATSGEMALDAVKTDPPDLVILDVRMPGMDGIEVCRRLRKLSPSTRIIFLSALQQDVDKAKGLMIGGDDYITKPFSTLELLARVKAVLRRGGAPEPPQIFEFGDIKIVPIRREVTRAGEIVEMTAKEFDLVYYLVQHQGEALSRDQLLESVWGQDQFPTTRTVDFHIFQLRKKLEENSVRPEFFRTIRGVGYKFVNE; encoded by the coding sequence ATGTCTGAGGCTAAAATTCTCCTTGTGGATGATGAGAGCGATGTTCTCGAGGGATTGATCGATTATCTCGGGAGCAAGGGCTTTGACGTGGATACGGCTACGAGCGGCGAAATGGCATTAGACGCGGTTAAGACGGATCCTCCTGACCTGGTGATTCTGGATGTGCGTATGCCTGGTATGGATGGCATTGAGGTTTGCCGTAGGCTGCGAAAATTATCACCGTCCACCCGAATCATCTTTCTGAGCGCGCTCCAACAAGATGTGGATAAAGCCAAAGGTTTGATGATAGGAGGGGACGACTACATAACGAAGCCTTTCAGTACACTTGAATTGCTTGCTCGCGTAAAGGCTGTCTTAAGACGAGGCGGAGCGCCAGAGCCGCCGCAGATTTTTGAATTTGGAGATATCAAGATCGTTCCTATTCGCCGAGAGGTTACTCGTGCTGGCGAAATTGTAGAGATGACTGCCAAGGAATTCGATCTTGTTTATTATCTAGTTCAGCATCAAGGAGAGGCCCTCTCGCGAGATCAGTTGCTTGAGAGTGTTTGGGGGCAAGATCAATTTCCTACGACTCGAACCGTAGATTTTCACATTTTTCAACTGAGAAAAAAGCTTGAGGAAAATTCTGTGCGCCCGGAATTTTTTCGAACCATCCGTGGGGTCGGCTACAAGTTCGTCAACGAATAG
- a CDS encoding response regulator, translated as MKALINVDSSSVDSTKQKGEECGYSVMIVDDEKDVRESLGNYLERKGFEVSSLSSADEAVLQLTEAQPHLIISDQKMPGMSGIDFLAHASEKYPLIPRILCTGHTDLRLALEAVNRGSVNRILTKPFDLRNLMTAVEECLEQVRLRERNEELLRLTREQNEKLEETNQKNAELLLLADVHNQKLDSWNQSLKVEVAARTAYLDEMTEAAIYSLAELAESRARDIGGHLRRMQEYARIIAEALMVDEKRRPHFLVKEYVDDLCLSTLLHDVGKVGIPDGILFKPGRLEPEEYAVMKTHARIGLETVKKAQSHIGDESFLSLGVDITGHHHEFWDGNGYPSGLVGEKIPFSARIVAIADVYDALTSPRVYKKAWSHEETLKYMLNGAGTQFDPLLIEVLEEQSEGFQKVRDTWEE; from the coding sequence ATGAAAGCTTTAATAAATGTGGATAGCTCCTCGGTAGATTCGACGAAGCAGAAGGGCGAGGAGTGCGGATATTCGGTCATGATTGTTGACGATGAAAAAGATGTGCGCGAATCCTTGGGTAATTATCTTGAGCGCAAAGGATTCGAGGTCTCCTCTTTATCAAGTGCCGATGAGGCGGTTTTGCAACTTACCGAAGCCCAACCGCATCTGATCATATCTGATCAAAAGATGCCCGGAATGAGTGGGATTGATTTTCTCGCCCATGCCAGTGAAAAATATCCTCTTATTCCCAGAATTCTGTGCACGGGTCACACCGATCTTCGATTGGCCTTGGAAGCTGTTAATCGTGGGTCGGTGAATCGCATACTAACAAAGCCATTCGATCTCCGGAATTTGATGACTGCTGTAGAAGAATGTTTAGAACAAGTTCGACTGCGGGAGCGAAACGAGGAGCTTCTTCGTCTCACGCGCGAGCAAAACGAAAAACTCGAGGAGACCAACCAGAAGAACGCCGAACTTCTTCTTCTCGCCGATGTGCATAACCAGAAACTCGACTCATGGAATCAGTCTTTGAAAGTGGAGGTGGCGGCGCGTACCGCCTATCTCGATGAAATGACAGAGGCCGCGATTTACTCACTTGCAGAGCTCGCCGAGTCCCGGGCGCGGGATATTGGTGGCCATCTGCGGCGTATGCAGGAGTATGCCCGGATCATCGCCGAAGCCTTGATGGTCGATGAGAAAAGAAGACCTCACTTTCTCGTAAAAGAGTATGTGGATGATCTTTGTCTCTCGACCCTTCTTCACGATGTGGGCAAGGTTGGCATCCCAGATGGCATCTTGTTCAAGCCTGGGCGTCTTGAGCCCGAGGAATATGCCGTAATGAAGACCCATGCGCGCATTGGCCTAGAGACTGTGAAAAAAGCCCAGTCTCACATCGGCGACGAGAGCTTCTTATCTCTCGGTGTGGACATAACGGGTCATCACCATGAGTTCTGGGATGGAAATGGATATCCCTCCGGTCTTGTCGGAGAGAAAATTCCCTTTTCAGCTCGTATCGTAGCAATCGCCGATGTCTATGACGCGTTGACTTCACCGCGTGTTTACAAAAAAGCCTGGTCGCACGAAGAAACACTGAAATACATGCTCAATGGCGCGGGCACCCAGTTTGATCCCCTTCTGATCGAAGTGCTTGAAGAGCAGAGCGAGGGTTTCCAAAAAGTGCGGGACACCTGGGAAGAGTAG
- a CDS encoding alcohol dehydrogenase catalytic domain-containing protein translates to MRAVYVEKPHSYEVCDMPDPEPGPDEVLVRVKACSFCGSDTHLIEGKMPGVVYPLIPGHEWSGEVVSAGERVDEFAPGDRVATESHAGCGRCANCVRGYYTICENYGRRPLHRQIGMTTNGGFAQYCAVPVKLLHRLPEGMPYTTGTLMTTAGTAIVGLERCGVETGDRVLIYGAGAIGLLTMQFAQFLGAGEVCIVDTVASRLEIAKQLGADVTVCAGVDDLDVTLAERGWKLGPDLTVEAAGVGALQAECIRRVRRGGRVLLLGITGGEEPPAPLNRLPLDQITIYGIRGEGDYSVQRAVRAYESGRIDSSAINTHVFTLEEFAHGFEVFSGKAAGAIKVVLEC, encoded by the coding sequence GTCAAGGCGTGCAGTTTTTGCGGCTCGGACACTCATTTAATCGAGGGAAAAATGCCCGGTGTGGTCTATCCCTTGATCCCCGGACACGAATGGAGCGGTGAGGTGGTGTCGGCCGGCGAGCGTGTCGATGAGTTCGCGCCGGGCGACAGGGTCGCCACCGAGAGCCACGCGGGGTGCGGGAGGTGCGCTAACTGTGTGCGTGGCTACTACACCATCTGCGAGAATTACGGCCGTCGACCGCTTCATCGCCAGATAGGGATGACCACCAACGGTGGTTTCGCACAGTATTGCGCTGTGCCCGTAAAACTCCTGCACCGCCTGCCCGAGGGCATGCCCTACACCACAGGGACGCTGATGACGACGGCGGGAACAGCCATCGTCGGGCTTGAGCGTTGCGGGGTCGAAACGGGAGATAGGGTACTGATCTACGGTGCCGGCGCCATCGGTTTGCTGACAATGCAGTTTGCGCAATTCCTCGGTGCGGGAGAAGTCTGCATCGTCGATACCGTGGCCTCGCGTCTCGAAATCGCAAAACAACTGGGTGCCGATGTCACGGTATGCGCCGGGGTGGACGATCTCGACGTAACTCTCGCCGAGCGGGGCTGGAAGCTAGGTCCCGATCTCACAGTTGAGGCAGCAGGGGTCGGCGCACTACAGGCCGAATGTATTCGGCGGGTGCGACGGGGCGGGCGGGTGCTCCTACTCGGCATCACGGGGGGCGAGGAGCCACCGGCTCCACTGAATCGCCTTCCATTGGATCAAATCACCATCTACGGAATCAGGGGCGAGGGGGACTATTCCGTCCAACGAGCCGTTCGAGCCTACGAGAGCGGGCGAATCGACAGTAGCGCCATCAACACCCACGTCTTTACGCTTGAGGAGTTCGCCCACGGGTTCGAGGTGTTCAGCGGAAAAGCGGCGGGGGCAATTAAGGTGGTACTGGAATGTTAG